ACAATGCTAATTAAGCAGTGAATCAGCAAAGCGCCTTGGCTAATAGgatgacacgcacacacacacacacacacactcatacacaaacttccaaaaacacagagaaatgtgtaCTGGTGGCAAATTCTGTCTGGGCCCTCACTAAGCCATGGGCAGCCGCGAGCTGTCACCCTACCCCTGGCCATGCCATTGTAATAATGACAGTGATTCTTGTCATTATCAGGAAGAGGAGAAGTTGAAACTGGGGTGTGAATCAGCATTCAGTCGGAAACcgaacaaaacagaagaacagcAAACAGGGAGAAGACTCATGTGAACTATGGGTAACCCTGAAGGTGGACAACATTGAAAGAAAAGACTGTGGTGGTTCATAGAGCCAGCAGCAAGTGCTTATTGTCATCATTAGGGCGCATGCTTAAGGTAGTAGGCTTATGCTCCACCACGCTTAGCCCATCAACTTCGTATAGTGATGACCTTACATTAGTTAGCCAAGTTCCTCACAGGCAGTATCAAACGTCATCCCCTTTTCCATCTTAAAATggtatataatttattttttacatctgTTGTGCCATGGCAAACAGTATGCTTTGTCTGTTCAGCCTCAACACAGGCACCAAGCCTGACCTCAGGGCTTTAACAAAAGGTTACCTTTAGTATATGACCTGTTTTAAGCCTACCATTGTGATGGTTTAATTGACTGGCTCACACACTGAATACCCCAATAGTATGGAGCCAGTCATATTTGCTGCCTCAGCAGAATGTCAATAATTGCCTACTATTAAAGCCTCCTGGACTGACTGGATGCACGCCATGCTATCGTTTCCGAGGAAACAGTATCTGTATGGATCATGCTCTTGCAGCttgcttgagaaaaaaaacaaaaaaagaacattttgtgttATATGGTACCACCAATTGCTCAATATTAGCAGTGTTACTGTAAAAGCTACTTTAATTCAGGGTTCAGTTAAAactaaaatgatcattttgcCATTTTGGACTCCTGTGTCAATTATTATTGCAATTTTGTTTCACTGATTACCATTGCAGCCCACACCAGCTGCCACCCCAGTTAATAATCATCTGCAATCTCAAAGTAAGCCACACGGGGGAGCCGTCACACACAAGACAGCAATCCTCTGTTTCGGTGCACCCTTTTCCATTACCAAGTGAGTGAGATTATTCCTGTTCCTTCCTGCATCTAAACCAGCCATTTTCCATGTTCAAAAAAAATTGGGTCAAGTGACATCATCTCCTTATAAGGCCATGGATTTAAGAAGCAGTGACGATCTATAAACAGGTATCATACACAGAAAATAGATATACTTAAGTAAAAAGACAATTTATTTGTTAATCAGAATATACAAAGCAGTGGCTGAAGTAACCGAATGTCATTCTGGTTCTCAAAAAGGCAGTCTTGGACACAAAACTGGGCTACCCAACCATAACATAAAACTCAttgaaaatgtaagaaaaacaaaagtataaatGGTACAAACTTGCGTGGAATGCATACAGAACAAATGACCAAAGCTTTAAGATTTAAGAGGGGTTAATTAACATTGCAAAATCCTGCCTCCATTGAACAAGATCAAGTAATCTTATCATGGAGGCGCAAGACAGAGCCCCTTTATTCATTTGCACCACCTGTTTATGTTAACAGGGCAGCCAAGCCAAGGATTAAGTAGCAGCTCAACACAAAAAATTATGCCTCAACTAATAATGCTAACAACTGTCCATTAGCCCCTGCTTAAAACTTATCTTTGGTCCGTTAAGTGAATCTGAGAGGTCAACATGAGCCTTGGAGGGAGTGAGCAGCTGCCTGTATGAATGAATCATCTGGTCAGCACTGACATAATAGAGATTGTGCTTCTAACACACTGATACAAAACCTcaagaaatgaaaaaactgATCTCATGATGTGGCCCTATTtgtacaagtaaaaaaaaagaagctcctTTTAAAGACcaataaataacatttcataaaaaaGGATGCAGGGCCACTATGTTTCAGGACTCCAGTGCAATGTGATAACATGggagcaaacaaaaaaatatttctcaaaaGGTACAGAAAGCACAAGCTCTACAACACGATGTTGACCAGGCTGGTAAGACAGTGCCGCAAACACGTAGCAGTGCAGAGACCTAGGCCTCCACTTCCGCCTCTTTTGAATCTCCATTTTCCTCTGTCTTCTGCTTTTTTGTGTCCACCTTTTCCTAGTAAGAAAAATGTCATGCATTAGCAAAAAAATACATATCACCAGATTAGtcaacacattaaaataattatttatgaCTGTATAGTGTAGCCTGGTGACaacccacctcctcctcttcagctgcACGCTTCACCGGCTGTGCatcagcctcctcagcagggggcgcctcctctgctttctctgcaAAGACAGTTTGTCACTTCAGAAAAATACATATCCTGTACCTGGAGTGTGATTAATACAATTTGAGGGAAATCAATCTTGTCAAATTCTAATTTTGAACTCAAGGCCACATAAGGGATCATCACTCATGAGGCAAATCAGAAGCAACAAAGTGAGAAAGGAGAGACAacagtgttttaattaaacaagcTCATTCTGCTTTATGTGAACATACCATCTCCATTCTCGtgtttctcctctgcaggtTTTTCCACTTTGTCACTGTGATCAGCACCATTCTGAATGAAAAGAAGGAAATGTCAGTCATGTAACACATCATGTCATCACTGGGCTTTTATTGTAAGAGCACTATTGTAGGATTAagggggtgaaaaaaaaacccaaccaaAACATGAAATCCCGAGAATTTTTGAAATAATCCTCCCACAGTCTTACATACACAGACTCCTCTGGGGacactttaaaaaaagcatgtgtgtgaagtTCTTATTCCTCCCCAGGGGATTGGCTATCAAGCTAGACTAAAGACACCAATGGAAACGTCCAGGGACCTGCAAGCTAACATCTGTGCCATTTCACAACCCAAACAAAGCGCTGTGTGGAGAGCAGCTGAACAGGAGGGGGAGGCGGGTGCAGCGACACCTGCATGATGAGGGGTGCTAAGACAAAAGGCCATGAGGCTGGTCCTCGTCTCCAACTCACTGTGCCATTGGCAGGTGCGTCCCCGTTGTCggtcttcttctcctcctccacttctttcttctctttcagctcctacaaaataaaagcacgtcTCTTAATCAATTACACGACAAGCAAAGAGTTTATTCTGAAGTGCCATCCGGTCTCACCACGTCTGGTTTTAATTAAGAAAAACCCTGATGGGGACTAATTTAAGAAATACTAAGTTAGAAATAATTAGCAGCAATGATGAGTCGTTTCCATCCGCGCCGGTAATGTAACATTAAGGCTGCTGTGGCTTCCcgcccacagcagcagctccgctTCACCAGCTGAACCTTTTCTACCGCTTTGTCTGCTCAACAAGACATTTTTAGCTAACCACATCACATACGCTGGAGTTTCCACACACAGTATTTAGCTGTCGACGCTGAAAATTACGAATACGCCGCCTCTGCGTTCACAACAAGTGACATTACAAGGTAACATTCATTTCGGTAATTGACATTTTGACCAATTAACGTTGATGTTTTAACTTACATGAAGTAACGTTTGGTGAAACCGCCCAATAACCCACGGCTGTTTAACCCCAGCTAGCTGAACCAATTCACACAAATTATACAACAACTTGGAAAAAAAGTTCCCAAAATCTTTTAACACGACGGAAGCGTCCAACCgagaaaaaaactgaatgaaacgCACCTTGGCTGTAACCTCTGCAGTTGCGGTCGTGTCAACAGCTGTGTCGGCCATGGCTAATTTGGTGAGTTAATGTAGACTATAATATTCCTGTtcagaaaaagatttttttttaatttcttggcTCTTTGCCTCCGTGTGAGTAGTCCAAAGACGCTGAGAGAGAAATGATGTCTACCCGTCTCCGCTTTTCTCTCGAGCTCGTTGAAAATCCACTCTCGTTGGATACAGCGGGTCGATCCCGCTCCTGATTGGTCGGCGTCTACCACCGGAGCATCTGATTGGAGGAGTGTCTCTTCAATCTTGTCAGTTCGTCCCGCCTACCGACTATCTCGTCGTTGATTGGTCACTTGTTTTAAAGCGCTGCACTATGACACCAGAGCTCCTTTTTCTGCTGTCCATCAgtttgcttttgatttttttttaaacctaaaaTTTAAACAATGGATGCAAGTGGCACGCTGTTAAAGTTGCACTGATCCACTAGAGTGTACTGACGGCCGAATGTGAAGTGTTTAGTGGATGGATTGTGAAAGTTTGCAAACATATGCACACGGACCGCATCTTTTGTCTTAGCGCTCTTTCTCTGCAGAGACCGGGTATCAAATTACATGCAAAAAGGAATAATGTGACGATGTGAGCACCATGCGGCCACTCCTCCTTTCTATATTTAACACTTGTACCGAAATGTGTTCCGGCTCAAGTGTGCTTACACTTTCGGTCGTTTACAAACCTGGCAAATTGAGTCAAACCAGAAACAGTGCAATTTGgacattaaacacacaaatcataATTAAGcagttttattacaaaaatatatcatcTAAAGACTCAACATGCAACATATCTGTATAGTCTGAGAGCTATACATTCATtttacaaattcaaaatgtgcTCAGATATTGAAATTGTTTCATATCAATTGATTTATATTCTAGGCCTATATTTATTCCAGCACATGTTCTGCATCGTTGCACTATTGTCTTCTTgttaacacatttcatttttgttttatatgtattcttttttatttacttatcaGTGTCTGCACACAATAGTAGTTCAGCTTTATTTTCGTTTTTAGCTatgtgtgtctatttgtgtTAAGTCACCTGCATTGATTCAAATTCCTTGAATGTGTTCACATATTTGGCCattaaagctgattctgattatatGTTGTCATTG
This region of Pempheris klunzingeri isolate RE-2024b chromosome 2, fPemKlu1.hap1, whole genome shotgun sequence genomic DNA includes:
- the LOC139215105 gene encoding prothymosin alpha, producing MADTAVDTTATAEVTAKELKEKKEVEEEKKTDNGDAPANGTNGADHSDKVEKPAEEKHENGDEKAEEAPPAEEADAQPVKRAAEEEEEKVDTKKQKTEENGDSKEAEVEA